One window from the genome of Vibrio sp. VB16 encodes:
- a CDS encoding ATPase RavA domain-containing protein, translated as MTMSLRASHAQKALLSERINKLVKALSYGVYEREGTIKLCLLAALSGESVFLLGPPGIAKSLIAKRLIQAFDNSSYFEYLMTRFSTPEEVFGPLSIQELKDNGRYVRLTEGYLPQAQVVFLDEIWKAGPAILNTLLTVVNEKTFKNGNEIQKVPMRLLVSASNELPDEDSGLEALYDRMLVRVFVNRIQNKQNFKAMLMVGTEQEAEIPAGLAITDEEYHLWKHELDLLVLNDECFEKLYALKALLEKKAEENRVDSLGSELYVSDRRWKKAVKLLKASAYFNGRDSINPLDLLLLKDCLWHSPESRQLVQEVIEEFAINHAFDQHIIQQQITSCRDGLSLIQDELESEFSMTLTNEAATGILRKGGYSLDISNAKMYSVGNARGLLKVVLLQSNMSVNESEKGDSRWIYVAKEELEKVIKEGGGDAYGYVNQNSNLCRIRFDINVSDRLVVKDIANRSVLAGIVTNEGLDSALYGEWCEKAEDAIKQLTQAEHHFRKVRSDFHGALPHSFIDDRLPAKMESSLQSLMEEVEVIQLDSEKVTQRIKSLDQFFV; from the coding sequence ATGACAATGTCTCTAAGAGCCTCACACGCACAAAAAGCGCTTCTATCAGAAAGAATAAATAAATTAGTTAAAGCCCTTTCTTACGGCGTATATGAAAGAGAAGGTACAATCAAACTGTGCTTGTTGGCGGCACTGTCTGGTGAGAGTGTTTTTTTATTAGGCCCTCCAGGAATTGCTAAAAGCCTCATTGCAAAGCGGTTAATTCAAGCATTCGACAATAGCAGCTATTTCGAGTACCTAATGACCCGATTCTCGACTCCGGAAGAGGTGTTTGGTCCTTTAAGTATTCAAGAACTGAAAGACAATGGTCGATATGTTCGATTAACTGAAGGGTACCTTCCTCAAGCCCAAGTCGTATTTCTAGATGAAATCTGGAAGGCAGGACCGGCTATCCTTAATACACTGCTTACCGTAGTGAACGAGAAAACATTCAAAAATGGTAACGAGATCCAAAAAGTGCCTATGCGTTTGCTGGTGTCTGCATCTAATGAGCTTCCTGATGAGGACAGTGGTTTGGAGGCGCTTTACGATCGAATGTTGGTACGTGTATTCGTCAACCGAATTCAAAATAAACAAAACTTCAAAGCTATGCTGATGGTTGGGACTGAACAGGAAGCCGAAATCCCAGCGGGGCTGGCTATCACAGATGAAGAATATCACCTCTGGAAGCACGAGTTGGACTTACTTGTACTCAATGATGAGTGCTTTGAAAAATTATACGCGCTTAAGGCTCTGCTGGAAAAGAAAGCGGAGGAAAACAGGGTTGATTCGTTAGGATCAGAATTGTATGTCTCGGATAGGCGATGGAAGAAAGCCGTTAAATTATTGAAAGCGAGTGCCTATTTTAATGGAAGAGACTCGATTAACCCTCTTGATCTATTGCTTCTAAAAGACTGCCTGTGGCATAGCCCTGAATCTAGGCAATTGGTACAAGAAGTGATTGAAGAGTTCGCAATAAATCATGCTTTTGATCAACATATTATCCAGCAGCAGATAACAAGCTGCCGAGACGGTTTGTCGTTAATACAAGATGAATTGGAATCTGAATTCAGCATGACGTTAACCAATGAAGCGGCAACTGGAATTCTGCGTAAAGGTGGTTATAGCCTTGATATATCTAATGCTAAAATGTACAGCGTTGGGAACGCGAGGGGGTTACTAAAAGTGGTTCTTTTACAGAGCAATATGTCTGTCAACGAATCGGAGAAAGGGGACAGTCGCTGGATTTATGTAGCGAAAGAAGAGCTAGAAAAGGTGATTAAAGAGGGAGGAGGTGACGCCTACGGTTACGTGAATCAAAATAGTAATCTATGCCGAATTCGTTTCGATATTAATGTCTCTGACCGTTTAGTTGTAAAAGATATCGCGAATCGATCTGTGTTGGCAGGCATCGTTACTAACGAAGGCCTCGATTCTGCGCTTTATGGAGAGTGGTGCGAGAAAGCAGAGGACGCAATAAAGCAACTTACCCAAGCTGAACATCATTTTCGCAAAGTGCGGTCTGATTTTCATGGCGCATTGCCACACAGCTTTATTGATGACCGATTGCCAGCAAAAATGGAAAGCAGTTTACAGTCACTGATGGAAGAGGTTGAAGTCATTCAATTAGATAGTGAAAAAGTGACTCAAAGAATAAAAAGTTTGGATCAGTTCTTTGTATAG
- the viaA gene encoding ATPase RavA stimulator ViaA: protein MLGADGLNLIMMVAESGIIDTAVNDLIGRSQLLMIPENRAVKASVNNQITKWRNGVKRKITKACETERLLDELNLYQEVIHYDEDTFFEKAPDIVKQLQWHSPFYSKAKKLLERNKGVYNPMFPHYFCEQWYKSLSKAIKQAEIAQLESDKEKFLADLYQRIETMQSMHNVSEQGDIAKLGRLWDMAAAKLSKSDVLLMKRYAEFLKKNAELQAMAEKLGRMASEVSDPDLLKNPAEELRMVEEKSDEAADDIVGIHESDDLSRMLPNETMFLAYPELEVVFYKHLVDKRLMNYKVKGKARKLRKIKSQKPENRKIDIEKGPFIICVDSSGSMSGFPEQCAKAMSYALMQIALAENRECFVILFSTERITYELTKADGLREASDFLSYQFHGGTDLDPVIVKSVELMSSGKYRNADMVVISDFIAPKQPEVILDMVRSLQSKKNRFHAISLSKYGNPQLMAMFDHCWNYHPNIVGRLFKKW from the coding sequence GTGCTAGGTGCAGATGGACTAAATCTGATAATGATGGTCGCAGAGTCGGGCATCATAGATACGGCGGTTAATGACTTAATCGGCCGCTCTCAACTGCTTATGATCCCAGAAAATAGAGCGGTAAAAGCGTCGGTTAATAATCAGATCACCAAGTGGCGAAATGGGGTTAAAAGAAAAATCACCAAAGCATGTGAGACTGAACGATTGCTTGATGAGCTTAATCTTTATCAGGAGGTTATTCATTATGATGAAGATACATTCTTTGAAAAAGCGCCTGATATTGTCAAACAACTCCAATGGCATTCCCCGTTCTATTCTAAAGCGAAGAAATTATTAGAGCGAAACAAAGGCGTCTATAACCCTATGTTTCCTCATTACTTCTGCGAGCAGTGGTATAAAAGTTTATCAAAAGCGATAAAACAGGCTGAGATTGCACAGTTAGAATCGGATAAGGAGAAGTTTTTAGCCGATCTGTATCAACGCATAGAAACAATGCAAAGCATGCATAACGTTTCTGAGCAAGGTGATATTGCCAAGCTTGGTCGATTGTGGGATATGGCAGCGGCAAAACTATCTAAAAGTGATGTTTTGTTAATGAAACGCTATGCGGAGTTCTTGAAGAAGAATGCCGAGTTACAAGCGATGGCTGAAAAACTGGGGCGAATGGCCAGCGAAGTGAGTGACCCTGATTTATTAAAAAACCCAGCTGAAGAGCTAAGGATGGTCGAAGAAAAAAGCGACGAAGCAGCAGACGATATTGTTGGCATTCATGAAAGTGATGATCTCAGCCGAATGTTACCGAACGAAACGATGTTCCTGGCGTACCCTGAGCTAGAGGTGGTGTTTTATAAGCATCTGGTTGATAAGCGCTTGATGAACTATAAAGTAAAGGGTAAAGCGCGCAAGCTTCGTAAGATCAAATCACAGAAACCAGAAAATAGGAAAATAGACATAGAAAAAGGGCCATTTATTATCTGTGTCGATTCTTCCGGATCGATGAGTGGATTCCCCGAGCAATGTGCTAAAGCGATGTCTTATGCTTTGATGCAAATAGCACTTGCTGAAAATAGAGAGTGCTTTGTTATTCTTTTTTCAACCGAACGGATTACCTACGAGTTGACTAAAGCTGATGGTTTAAGGGAAGCCAGTGACTTTCTCTCGTATCAGTTTCACGGAGGGACTGATCTGGATCCTGTTATCGTTAAATCGGTAGAATTGATGAGCTCCGGCAAGTATCGCAACGCTGATATGGTGGTAATTTCTGATTTTATAGCACCCAAACAACCTGAAGTTATCCTGGATATGGTCAGATCACTCCAATCTAAGAAAAACCGTTTTCATGCGATTAGTCTATCGAAATACGGCAACCCGCAGTTAATGGCAATGTTTGATCATTGTTGGAACTACCATCCAAACATTGTGGGTCGATTATTCAAAAAATGGTAA
- a CDS encoding MaoC family dehydratase — translation MKVVDILKHRGESLTKHHLEIKELMSPVIKDYWDDLVHKASESPILHWFRDHSMIPAVNEEMKPSVQESFDLSDRALAVLNELHEKLDEEIHVGDWVQMTQDRINSFGEVTEDMQWIHTDPERAAEESPFKSTVAHGFLTLSMLSKMTDSVDANNPLFPSARLVINVGLNQVRFPYPVKAGNQIRTRSKLLKVTPIKKGLEVERELKVEIDGVRRPGCVVVSVIRLYF, via the coding sequence ATGAAAGTTGTTGATATTCTCAAGCACAGAGGGGAATCTTTGACCAAGCATCATTTGGAAATCAAAGAACTCATGTCGCCTGTGATTAAAGATTACTGGGACGACCTTGTTCATAAAGCGAGTGAAAGCCCGATATTGCACTGGTTTCGTGATCACTCGATGATTCCTGCTGTTAATGAAGAGATGAAACCTAGCGTTCAGGAAAGCTTTGATTTAAGTGATAGAGCGTTGGCGGTTCTCAATGAACTCCATGAAAAATTAGATGAAGAAATTCATGTTGGTGATTGGGTTCAAATGACTCAAGACCGCATTAATTCTTTTGGTGAAGTGACAGAAGACATGCAATGGATCCATACTGATCCAGAAAGGGCAGCTGAAGAGTCGCCTTTTAAGAGCACGGTCGCTCATGGTTTTTTGACCCTGTCTATGCTGTCTAAAATGACGGACAGTGTTGATGCGAACAACCCATTGTTTCCTAGCGCCCGTCTCGTGATTAATGTTGGTTTGAATCAAGTACGTTTCCCTTATCCTGTGAAAGCGGGAAATCAAATTCGAACTCGTAGTAAGCTTTTGAAAGTGACACCTATTAAGAAAGGCCTTGAGGTGGAACGTGAACTCAAAGTTGAAATAGACGGTGTTCGTCGCCCAGGATGTGTGGTGGTGTCGGTAATAAGACTTTATTTTTAA
- a CDS encoding phosphate ABC transporter substrate-binding protein — translation MFRVVLATLLSATFLLPVANAKEVNISGSTSVSRIMDVLAEEFNATHDASYIAVQSIGSTAGITMVNKGVAEIGMSSRYLTEGEYSEPLTVLTIAYDGLGVVVNHANLIKDITREQLFDVYKGNVTNWKQLGGKDLTIAVVTRELSSGSRSSFESLLGLTRIVNNHQVSDINPTNLVVSSNSMVKTIVKHNSQAIGFISDGSVDNTVKELTFEGITATQTNIRDKKYQLSRPFIIFYKTEEISKDGEAFIQFLKSDRAKKLIQQYGYIPTND, via the coding sequence ATGTTTCGTGTTGTTCTAGCAACTCTGTTATCAGCCACCTTTTTACTTCCAGTAGCAAACGCTAAAGAAGTAAACATTTCAGGTTCCACATCTGTGTCACGTATCATGGACGTATTGGCTGAGGAATTTAATGCGACGCATGACGCATCCTATATCGCGGTTCAGAGTATAGGTTCAACCGCAGGTATCACCATGGTAAACAAAGGTGTTGCGGAAATAGGTATGAGTTCACGTTATCTTACTGAAGGTGAGTATTCTGAACCGTTGACGGTACTGACCATCGCCTATGATGGTTTAGGTGTCGTTGTTAACCACGCAAACCTAATTAAAGACATCACTCGCGAACAACTATTCGATGTCTATAAAGGCAATGTCACTAATTGGAAACAACTAGGAGGCAAAGACCTCACTATTGCGGTTGTCACGCGTGAGTTATCTTCTGGTTCTCGTTCTAGTTTTGAATCACTGCTCGGTTTAACACGGATAGTCAATAACCATCAGGTATCCGATATCAATCCAACCAACCTGGTTGTCAGTAGTAACAGTATGGTTAAGACGATCGTTAAACATAATTCACAGGCGATAGGTTTTATTTCAGACGGTTCCGTAGACAACACAGTAAAAGAATTAACATTCGAAGGTATCACCGCTACGCAGACAAATATTCGTGACAAAAAGTACCAACTTTCTAGGCCTTTCATTATTTTCTACAAAACGGAAGAGATTAGTAAAGATGGTGAAGCGTTCATTCAGTTTCTAAAATCAGACCGTGCAAAGAAACTCATTCAGCAATACGGTTATATACCAACGAATGATTAA
- a CDS encoding DUF3024 domain-containing protein — translation MHISEIEQFRLEKAVRAMCSSRNQSILAEMGKVQYEIYSEGVMFSKLCFLLDSSHVNDEFPIAKLEYDSNKNTWQLFLAESEEGSTELEAWVPYPKLQPQSEFARLLDEIELDPHQIIW, via the coding sequence ATGCATATATCCGAGATAGAACAGTTTCGCCTTGAAAAAGCCGTTAGGGCCATGTGTTCTAGCCGTAATCAAAGCATCTTAGCTGAGATGGGAAAAGTGCAATATGAAATATATAGCGAAGGCGTGATGTTTTCAAAACTCTGCTTCTTGCTTGACTCTTCTCACGTAAATGATGAATTTCCAATCGCAAAACTAGAATACGACTCGAACAAAAACACGTGGCAACTTTTTTTAGCAGAAAGCGAAGAAGGGAGTACAGAATTAGAGGCTTGGGTGCCTTACCCAAAGTTACAGCCCCAATCAGAATTCGCTCGACTACTTGATGAAATTGAATTGGATCCGCATCAAATTATCTGGTGA
- a CDS encoding helix-turn-helix domain-containing protein, which produces MSRIKVYKHDIFVARKATRYPITQCGLILVRDGHVSYSTKENLPRTLSAGEFTIYHSDRVRDIVSHADNGTFAADIITFEPSLFRQFCDNLHNSELNATDDNTQNHVLSDANETAKTILTVLLKAKENNTSTESTLESLAQALIYEVLSIEPNFLPVIRSACDQGTAEKVIGFIEINIEGDVSLESTAGFLGMSIATLKRRLAAEGLSFSQILKIKRVNYAATKLRLSNKSIAQIALESGFKSAAHFSTAFKGVQAMTPKEFRQHVKKG; this is translated from the coding sequence ATGTCGAGAATAAAAGTATATAAGCATGATATTTTCGTTGCCCGCAAGGCAACTCGTTATCCAATAACCCAATGTGGGCTAATTTTGGTCAGAGATGGCCACGTTAGCTATTCAACAAAAGAAAACCTACCCAGGACGCTTTCTGCTGGTGAGTTCACTATTTACCACTCTGACAGAGTAAGGGATATAGTGTCGCACGCCGATAATGGTACATTCGCTGCTGATATCATCACGTTTGAACCCAGTTTGTTCCGGCAGTTTTGTGACAATCTGCATAATTCAGAATTGAATGCGACAGATGATAATACGCAAAATCATGTATTGAGTGATGCCAATGAAACGGCAAAGACCATCCTCACCGTATTGCTAAAAGCCAAAGAGAATAATACAAGCACAGAGTCCACGTTGGAATCTTTAGCTCAGGCTCTTATCTATGAAGTATTGTCTATCGAACCTAACTTCTTACCTGTTATTCGTAGCGCTTGCGATCAAGGAACGGCAGAGAAAGTCATTGGATTTATTGAGATCAATATTGAGGGTGACGTCTCGCTAGAATCGACTGCAGGTTTCCTCGGCATGTCGATCGCCACACTTAAAAGACGTTTGGCAGCGGAAGGTTTGAGCTTTTCTCAAATACTAAAAATAAAGCGAGTAAACTACGCGGCAACGAAGCTTAGATTAAGTAACAAGTCTATCGCTCAGATTGCACTAGAATCCGGATTCAAAAGCGCAGCACACTTCAGTACGGCCTTTAAAGGCGTGCAAGCTATGACACCGAAAGAGTTTCGACAACACGTTAAAAAAGGGTAA
- the rnb gene encoding exoribonuclease II: protein MFQDNPLLAQLKQQIKENIPKKEGVVKATERGFGFLEVDNKTSFFIPPAHMKKCLHGDKVVALIRNENDKEFAEPDQLIEQSLNRFIGRVKLFKGRLNVVPDKQQYRKLSLKAKAKKGVNPETLNDGDWVVAQLVQHPLKDNSGFFVEITEKITDADDRIAPWWVTLAENDLPNTEPEGIQEWAILDDPSLTRIDMTEVPFVTIDGESTKDMDDALYAEKLESGGYKLTIAIADPTAYISTDDDMDKVARARGFTIYLPGRNIPMLPRELADELCSLVEGEIRPALCCSVTISDDGTIGNDIQFFAANIKSHARLNYNNVSDWLEDTSTNQWQPSTTIAEVLRVLADLADARASWRESNAVVFKDRPDYRFELSENNDIIAIHTEERRSANKLVEETMITANICAGSVLKQNFGTGIFNTHAGFKTDRIKDVVKLVNSNSENDFTEEELSSLEGFSALRRWLNNQETAYLDNRLRKLQAYSEMGNVPLEHFAMGLDIYATWTSPIRKYGDMVNHRLLKDHILGREPVHAPDDSLGDELAIHRKHHKIAERNIANWLYARTLTNEPKEETIFAAEIFDINRAGMRVRILENGATSFVPASLIMPNKERIECNSELGTISIDKDHVYKLGDVLEIVLTDVSIENRNIVAKPNQLFTEPEQAEPNKKSE from the coding sequence ATGTTCCAAGACAATCCCCTACTGGCTCAATTAAAGCAGCAAATAAAAGAAAATATTCCTAAAAAAGAAGGTGTGGTTAAAGCGACTGAAAGAGGCTTCGGTTTTCTAGAAGTGGATAACAAAACCAGCTTCTTTATTCCGCCTGCACATATGAAGAAATGCCTGCACGGTGACAAGGTCGTGGCGCTTATTCGCAACGAAAATGACAAAGAGTTTGCCGAACCAGATCAACTCATAGAACAGAGCCTTAATCGCTTCATCGGGCGAGTTAAACTGTTTAAAGGTCGCCTTAATGTGGTACCCGACAAACAGCAGTACAGAAAACTCTCACTCAAGGCTAAGGCCAAGAAAGGGGTCAACCCAGAGACATTAAATGACGGCGATTGGGTTGTTGCACAACTCGTCCAACATCCACTAAAAGATAACAGCGGTTTTTTTGTCGAAATCACTGAGAAAATCACTGATGCAGATGACAGAATTGCACCATGGTGGGTAACGTTGGCTGAAAATGACCTACCAAATACGGAGCCTGAAGGGATACAAGAGTGGGCGATCTTGGACGATCCTTCTCTGACACGTATTGATATGACCGAAGTACCATTTGTGACCATAGATGGCGAGTCTACCAAAGATATGGACGACGCCTTATATGCTGAAAAACTAGAATCGGGAGGCTATAAACTGACCATCGCCATCGCCGATCCAACCGCCTATATATCCACCGATGATGACATGGATAAAGTGGCTAGAGCGCGTGGCTTCACTATCTATCTACCCGGCAGAAACATTCCAATGTTACCGCGAGAGCTTGCAGATGAACTCTGTTCTCTTGTTGAAGGCGAAATTCGCCCCGCTCTATGTTGCAGTGTGACGATCTCCGATGACGGAACCATTGGGAATGATATACAATTTTTTGCGGCCAATATTAAGTCACACGCTCGCTTAAACTACAACAATGTCTCTGATTGGCTAGAAGACACCTCGACGAATCAATGGCAACCAAGTACAACCATAGCAGAAGTACTTCGAGTTCTCGCGGATTTAGCAGATGCGAGAGCCTCCTGGAGAGAAAGCAACGCTGTAGTATTTAAAGACCGCCCTGATTATCGATTCGAACTAAGCGAAAACAACGACATCATCGCGATCCATACAGAAGAACGCAGAAGCGCAAACAAACTGGTTGAAGAAACGATGATTACGGCCAACATTTGCGCAGGTTCGGTACTGAAACAAAATTTTGGTACGGGTATATTTAATACTCACGCAGGATTTAAAACAGACCGAATTAAAGATGTCGTTAAACTGGTAAATAGCAACTCTGAAAACGACTTCACAGAGGAAGAATTAAGCTCGTTAGAAGGTTTTAGCGCTCTTAGACGTTGGCTCAACAACCAAGAAACAGCCTATCTAGATAACAGACTTAGAAAGCTTCAAGCTTATAGTGAAATGGGTAACGTACCATTAGAACATTTCGCCATGGGCCTTGATATCTATGCGACTTGGACGTCACCAATTAGAAAATATGGAGACATGGTCAACCATCGATTGCTTAAAGACCATATCTTGGGCCGTGAACCCGTTCACGCACCCGATGATTCGCTAGGGGATGAGCTCGCGATACATAGGAAACACCATAAAATTGCTGAGCGAAATATTGCAAACTGGCTATATGCTCGAACGTTAACGAATGAGCCGAAAGAAGAAACGATTTTTGCCGCCGAAATATTTGATATCAATCGTGCTGGAATGCGAGTTCGTATTTTAGAGAATGGCGCGACGAGCTTTGTGCCTGCGTCTCTAATTATGCCGAATAAAGAGCGAATTGAGTGCAATAGCGAATTAGGTACTATATCTATCGACAAGGATCACGTTTACAAACTTGGTGATGTGCTAGAAATAGTACTTACTGATGTAAGTATAGAAAATCGTAATATAGTTGCCAAACCTAATCAACTTTTTACAGAGCCAGAACAAGCTGAGCCGAATAAGAAATCGGAATAA
- a CDS encoding DEAD/DEAH box helicase yields the protein MQDSNIQFSDLELNDNLLSALNEMGFVNPTPIQAESIPFLLEGRDALGKAQTGTGKTAAFSLPVLNKIDLNQYKPQAIVLAPTRELAIQVAAEIKSLGRKVKGLKVLEIYGGASIVDQMRALKSGTHIVVGTPGRVQDLINRDRLHLGEVKTFVLDEADEMLNMGFVDDVTAIMEHAPESAQRVLFSATMPPMLKRIVDRFLRNPARVDVAGSNHTVDKVEQKYWVVKGVEKDEAMTRLLETEETDASLVFVRTRQDTERLASYLADRGFKVAALHGDIPQSLRERTVENIKKGIIDILVATDVVARGLDIPRITHVFNYDIPFDVESYIHRIGRTGRAGRKGKAILLVRTNQIRMLRTIERVTKSSMEEIQVPLRDQVAESRLAKLGAELESEKENASLENFAELVAKLQASLEIDATTLAAMLLKRAQGKTPLFYKGPDPMTSAIERDKQRRKDRREGGDRDGREGGRSFGGATKDWDTYQLQVGRDQGVQVKDIVGALANELGLTKGSIGAIKLAQGHTFVQLPKAMNSDTTGKLRKLRIRQTEVGAVVCDFTDFRESRGGRSEGGRSEGARRDGGGYRGNRDGARGNHRGGKDGERRFDRNRSADSRGSYRGEKSNRGATSSEA from the coding sequence ATGCAAGATTCCAATATCCAATTCAGCGATTTAGAGCTGAACGACAACCTATTGTCTGCGCTTAACGAAATGGGTTTCGTTAATCCAACACCAATTCAAGCTGAGTCTATCCCTTTTCTTTTAGAAGGTCGTGATGCTTTAGGTAAAGCACAAACCGGTACAGGTAAAACTGCTGCGTTCTCACTTCCTGTTTTAAACAAGATTGATCTTAACCAATACAAGCCACAAGCGATTGTTCTTGCTCCTACACGTGAGCTTGCCATTCAGGTTGCTGCAGAAATTAAAAGCCTTGGCCGTAAAGTTAAAGGACTTAAAGTTCTTGAGATTTATGGTGGTGCTTCAATTGTTGATCAAATGCGTGCCCTCAAATCGGGAACTCATATTGTTGTAGGTACACCTGGGCGTGTACAAGATTTGATTAACCGCGATCGTTTACACTTAGGCGAAGTTAAAACATTCGTATTAGATGAAGCGGATGAAATGCTTAACATGGGTTTTGTCGACGATGTTACCGCTATCATGGAGCATGCACCAGAATCCGCCCAGCGCGTCCTGTTCTCTGCAACAATGCCTCCGATGCTTAAGAGAATCGTTGACCGCTTCTTGCGTAATCCCGCTCGTGTTGACGTAGCCGGTAGCAACCACACCGTTGATAAAGTAGAACAAAAATACTGGGTCGTGAAGGGCGTAGAGAAAGACGAAGCAATGACACGTCTTCTTGAAACCGAAGAAACAGATGCCTCACTGGTTTTTGTTCGTACTCGTCAAGACACTGAGCGCCTGGCTTCTTACCTTGCTGATCGTGGCTTTAAAGTGGCGGCATTACACGGAGATATTCCACAGTCTCTTCGTGAGCGTACTGTTGAGAACATTAAGAAGGGCATTATTGATATCCTAGTTGCAACGGATGTTGTTGCTCGTGGTCTTGATATACCTCGTATTACACACGTATTCAACTACGACATTCCTTTTGATGTTGAGTCGTATATCCACCGTATTGGTCGTACTGGCCGTGCTGGACGTAAGGGTAAAGCGATTCTATTAGTTCGTACTAATCAAATTCGCATGCTGCGTACTATTGAACGTGTAACAAAATCAAGTATGGAAGAGATTCAAGTACCGTTACGTGATCAAGTTGCCGAGTCTCGCTTAGCGAAACTAGGTGCAGAATTAGAGAGTGAGAAAGAAAACGCCTCTTTAGAGAATTTTGCGGAGTTAGTTGCGAAACTACAAGCGTCGCTAGAAATTGATGCTACAACATTGGCAGCGATGCTACTTAAGCGTGCTCAAGGAAAAACACCTTTATTCTATAAAGGTCCAGATCCGATGACTTCCGCTATTGAACGTGACAAGCAGCGTCGTAAAGATCGTCGTGAAGGTGGTGATCGTGATGGTCGTGAAGGCGGTCGCAGTTTTGGTGGAGCAACGAAAGATTGGGATACATACCAATTACAAGTTGGCCGTGATCAAGGTGTGCAAGTTAAAGATATCGTTGGCGCACTCGCGAACGAGCTTGGTTTAACAAAAGGATCTATTGGTGCAATTAAGCTTGCTCAAGGTCATACTTTTGTTCAACTACCAAAAGCAATGAACTCTGATACTACGGGTAAGTTACGTAAACTACGCATTCGCCAAACAGAAGTGGGTGCCGTGGTATGTGACTTTACAGATTTCCGCGAATCACGTGGTGGTCGTAGCGAAGGTGGCCGCAGTGAAGGTGCTCGTCGTGATGGCGGCGGCTATCGTGGTAACCGTGATGGCGCTCGTGGTAATCATCGTGGCGGTAAAGACGGTGAACGCCGTTTTGATCGTAACCGCAGCGCTGACAGTCGTGGAAGTTACCGCGGTGAGAAATCGAACCGTGGCGCGACAAGTAGCGAAGCATAA
- a CDS encoding glutathione S-transferase family protein has protein sequence MQLVIGNKNYSSWSLRAWLMASKAKLNFEEILLPLDTEEFYNEIVKYNPAAKVPVLIDGEVTVWDSLAICEYINDTYLDGHALPKSPIDKAYARSVASEMHSGFNAVRNEMPMNIRATRLVELSEQALIDIKRIDDIWAKQIDNSGGAGSWLFGKWSIVDMMFAPVVMRFKTYQVKLSPSAQTYLDFVLADPDLNAWISEALKETQIVELDEAGADV, from the coding sequence ATGCAATTAGTAATCGGAAATAAAAATTATTCTAGCTGGTCGCTTCGTGCATGGCTAATGGCAAGTAAAGCAAAGCTCAATTTTGAAGAAATTTTGTTGCCGCTTGATACAGAAGAATTCTATAACGAAATTGTTAAGTATAATCCTGCTGCTAAGGTACCAGTGCTTATTGATGGAGAGGTAACCGTTTGGGATTCGTTAGCTATTTGCGAATATATCAACGATACCTATCTTGATGGTCACGCCCTTCCCAAATCTCCGATAGATAAAGCCTATGCCCGTTCTGTTGCCTCTGAAATGCACTCTGGATTTAACGCTGTACGCAACGAAATGCCAATGAACATAAGAGCGACACGTCTTGTTGAATTGAGTGAGCAAGCACTAATCGATATAAAACGTATCGATGACATATGGGCAAAGCAAATAGATAACTCAGGCGGCGCAGGTAGCTGGCTTTTCGGCAAATGGTCAATAGTCGATATGATGTTTGCACCGGTTGTGATGCGTTTCAAAACCTATCAGGTTAAGCTTTCACCTTCAGCTCAAACATATCTAGACTTTGTCTTGGCGGATCCCGATCTTAATGCGTGGATATCTGAAGCATTGAAAGAGACTCAAATTGTAGAGTTGGATGAGGCCGGCGCAGACGTGTAG